Proteins encoded together in one Prunus dulcis chromosome 3, ALMONDv2, whole genome shotgun sequence window:
- the LOC117623309 gene encoding uncharacterized protein LOC117623309 isoform X1: MIKSTSSFSMTKGEVQVNLLVNSAPRPSFVRVQEMGMETTKNNVKSNQVLKKKTRRRRRTKKSNLLQDISLSDNLRQEYGQSDTNHMHRLSTLSLVDERSDEIVVISSGAVKTMNEVDHSSGISNRSIVRASVCDIEKKLLILDINGLLADIVSPPPKGLASDKRIAGRAIFKRPFYLDFLKFCFEHFEVGVWSSRSKRIVERVLDYLMGDMKHKLLFCWDLSHCTATGFRTIENRHKTLVFKELRRIWEKHDPSLPWEKGIYNESNTLLLDDSPYKALLNPAHTAVFPHPYTFQRGSDTSLGPGGDLRVYLEGLAAAENIQEFIEQEPFGQSPINESSASWPFYLRVLSTVYSVDTTNVNNMTCNSSVLR, encoded by the exons ATGATCAAGAGTACTAGTTCCTTTTCAATGACCAAGGGCGAAGTGCAAGTTAATCTCTTAGTAAATTCAGCACCTCGGCCTTCCTTTGTTAGAGTTCAGGAGATGGGTATGGaaactaccaaaaataacGTGAAATCGAATCAAgtgttgaaaaagaaaacaagaaggaGACGTAGGACGAAGAAATCAAATCTACTGCAAGATATTAGTCTATCTGATAACCTGCGTCAGGAATATGGTCAGAGTGACACTAATCATATGCATAGATTGTCAACTTTAAGTCTAGTTGATGAAAGAAGTGATGAGATAGTAGTTATTTCATCAGGAGCTGTTAAAACTATGAATGAAGTGGACCACAGCTCAGGGATTTcaaataggtcaattgtgAGAGCATCTGTTTGTGATATAGAGAAAAAGCTTCTTATTCTTGATATTAATGGACTACTTGCGGATATAGTCTCTCCTCCTCCAAAAGGACTTGCATCTGACAAACGAATTGCAGGGAGGGCAA TTTTCAAGAGGCCCTTCTATCTTGATTTTCTTAAGTTCTGCTTTGAGCATTTCGAAGTGGGTGTGTGGTCTTCAAGATCCAA GAGAATTGTGGAACGAGTGCTTGATTATCTGATGGGTGATATGAAGCACAAGTTGCTGTTTTGTTGG GATCTATCCCATTGCACTGCAACAGGTTTCAGGACTATAGAAAATAGGCATAAGACCTTGGTTTTTAAGGAACTGAGGAGAATATGGGAAAAACACGACCCTAGTCTTCCATGGGAGAAGGGCATTTATAATGAATCAAATACATTGTTGTTGGATGATTCCCCCTACAAAGCCTTGCTTAATCCT GCACATACTGCAGTCTTTCCTCATCCATACACGTTCCAACGAGGGAGCGACACTTCGTTag GTCCTGGAGGTGATCTTCGGGTCTATCTGGAAGGGTTGGCTGCTGCTGAAAATATACAGGAGTTTATAGAGCAAGAGCCATTTGGCCAAAGTCCTATTAATGAAAGTAGTGCATCTTGGCCCTTCTACCTCAGGGTTCTTAGTACGGTGTATTCTGTAGATACCACCAACGTGAACAACATGACCTGTAATTCTTCCGTTCTGCGTTAG
- the LOC117623309 gene encoding uncharacterized protein LOC117623309 isoform X2 gives MIKSTSSFSMTKGEVQVNLLVNSAPRPSFVRVQEMGMETTKNNVKSNQVLKKKTRRRRRTKKSNLLQDISLSDNLRQEYGQSDTNHMHRLSTLSLVDERSDEIVVISSGAVKTMNEVDHSSGISNRSIVRASVCDIEKKLLILDINGLLADIVSPPPKGLASDKRIAGRAIFKRPFYLDFLKFCFEHFEVGVWSSRSKRIVERVLDYLMGDMKHKLLFCWDLSHCTATGFRTIENRHKTLVFKELRRIWEKHDPSLPWEKGIYNESNTLLLDDSPYKALLNPAHTAVFPHPYTFQRGSDTSLVTCW, from the exons ATGATCAAGAGTACTAGTTCCTTTTCAATGACCAAGGGCGAAGTGCAAGTTAATCTCTTAGTAAATTCAGCACCTCGGCCTTCCTTTGTTAGAGTTCAGGAGATGGGTATGGaaactaccaaaaataacGTGAAATCGAATCAAgtgttgaaaaagaaaacaagaaggaGACGTAGGACGAAGAAATCAAATCTACTGCAAGATATTAGTCTATCTGATAACCTGCGTCAGGAATATGGTCAGAGTGACACTAATCATATGCATAGATTGTCAACTTTAAGTCTAGTTGATGAAAGAAGTGATGAGATAGTAGTTATTTCATCAGGAGCTGTTAAAACTATGAATGAAGTGGACCACAGCTCAGGGATTTcaaataggtcaattgtgAGAGCATCTGTTTGTGATATAGAGAAAAAGCTTCTTATTCTTGATATTAATGGACTACTTGCGGATATAGTCTCTCCTCCTCCAAAAGGACTTGCATCTGACAAACGAATTGCAGGGAGGGCAA TTTTCAAGAGGCCCTTCTATCTTGATTTTCTTAAGTTCTGCTTTGAGCATTTCGAAGTGGGTGTGTGGTCTTCAAGATCCAA GAGAATTGTGGAACGAGTGCTTGATTATCTGATGGGTGATATGAAGCACAAGTTGCTGTTTTGTTGG GATCTATCCCATTGCACTGCAACAGGTTTCAGGACTATAGAAAATAGGCATAAGACCTTGGTTTTTAAGGAACTGAGGAGAATATGGGAAAAACACGACCCTAGTCTTCCATGGGAGAAGGGCATTTATAATGAATCAAATACATTGTTGTTGGATGATTCCCCCTACAAAGCCTTGCTTAATCCT GCACATACTGCAGTCTTTCCTCATCCATACACGTTCCAACGAGGGAGCGACACTTCGTTag TAACTTGTTGGTAA